From the genome of Methanophagales archaeon:
ATTTGCTAAGTCGTGGATCGAAAAGTTTATCCCATCGTGGATTTAGTTTTGTTGGGGACTATAAATTTGCACTGATTTGGTAGTTTTCTTTAACACCACTGAAGCACGATCAATAGTCCTGCAAACACATAATAGGAGCCAATCGAACTTTTCTTAAGAGAAGAGAAGAAAGATAGATAAGAATAGAATGTTACGATTGGCACTGATTTCCGTATTATTTTCACTCTCTGCTATTGTAGCTAAGATATGGAATGCCTGGAAAGGTGAAATTGTACTGGAATAAAAAAGAAATAAGAAGTAGAGAAATGGTCACTCTTCTCCTTTCACTATGCTTTTTGCTTTTTATACATATGCGTACTTCACGAAATCTTCTGCCTTCTCTTTGAATTCGTTCTGGCCTTTGGGTAGAATAGTAGGTCTAACAGTCTTAATAGCAGCATCAAAATGCTTCTTCTTTATCATCACGTTCTTCACTGCCTCCTTCACATGCTCATCCGAGACACCAGAGCCGATGAACTCCCTTAAGGCATTCATTACCGCCTCCCTCACTATCGCTGCTATATCTGCTCCCACATAGCCATCGGTCTTATCTGCAAGCTCATCAAGATCAATATCACTTGCTATCGGCTTACCTCTCAGATGCACCTCGAATATCTTCTTACGCTCCTCTTTACTCGGTGGCTGGATGTATATCAACCGGTCAAGCCGTCCAGGACGCAACAAAGCGGGGTCCACCATGTCTGGGCGATTCGTCGCTCCTATAATGATTACTTCCTTCAGCTCCTCCAGTCCGTCCATCTCGGTCAGCATCTGAGAGACCACTCGTTCCGTCACATGTGAGTCATAACCGCCACCCCGGACCGGGGCAATGGAATCTATCTCATCAAGGAAGATGATACATGGAGCTGCCTGTTTCGCCTTCCTGAATAGCTCACGAACTGCACGTTCGCTCTCTCCTACCCATTTGGATAGTAGTTCTGGACCCTTGATGGATATGAAATTCGCCTCACTCTCATTTGCCACAGCCTTCGCCAGCATCGTCTTACCTGTGCCGGGTGGACCAAAGAGGAGGATCCCTTTTGGTGGCTTGGATTTCAGATGCGAGAACGCTTCAGGATATTTCAAAGGCCACTCTACAACCTCCTTCAATTCCTGCTTCGCTCGGTCCAGACCACCAATATCATCCCATTTGATATTTGGCACCTCAACGAAGACCTCACGGAGCGCAGAAGGCTCGGTATTCTTCAAAGCCTCTTTGAAATCCTCCCTCGTCACCCGCAACTTCTCCATTACTTCCTGTGGTATCTCCTTCTCCATATCTATCTCTGGCAGTATTCTGCGGAGTGCGTGCATTGCCGCTTCCTTACACAGAGTTGCAAGATCGGCACCTACGAATCCATGTGTGAGGTCCGCAAGCTCTTTCAGGTCTACATCATCCGCAAGAGGCATACCACGCGTATGTACCTGCAGAATCTCCTCCCGACCGTTCCTGTTTGGTATACCTATCTCTATTTCTCGATCAAACCGTCCACCACGCCTTAAAGCCTCATCAAGTGCATTTGGTCTGTTTGTAGCACCAACAACCACCACCTGTCCACGAGATTCCAGTCCGTCCATAAGAGCGAGCAGCTGTGCCACCACTCGCCTCTCTACCTCTCCTGTTGTCTCGCCGCGTTTCGGCGCGATGGAATCGAGCTCGTCAATGAAGATAA
Proteins encoded in this window:
- a CDS encoding CDC48 family AAA ATPase, whose amino-acid sequence is MKEKDEKNEKDEKDESVVLRVAEAYHRDAGRGIARIDTDTMRKLGVVSGDVVEIEGKNVATAIVWPGYAPDSGKSIIRIDGNIRSNAGVAIDDRVRVRKTKVRDAKRIVLEPTQPVRIAGGERYLARILKGRPITKGQIIRVEMLGNPITFVVTNTVPLGTVIPKLDTEIVLRKAREERIGVPHVTYEDIGGLQREIGMIREMIELPLRHPELFERLGIEPPKGVLLHGPPGTGKTLIAKAVANETDANFYSISGPEIMSKFYGESEKHLRDIFEEAGKTAPSIIFIDELDSIAPKRGETTGEVERRVVAQLLALMDGLESRGQVVVVGATNRPNALDEALRRGGRFDREIEIGIPNRNGREEILQVHTRGMPLADDVDLKELADLTHGFVGADLATLCKEAAMHALRRILPEIDMEKEIPQEVMEKLRVTREDFKEALKNTEPSALREVFVEVPNIKWDDIGGLDRAKQELKEVVEWPLKYPEAFSHLKSKPPKGILLFGPPGTGKTMLAKAVANESEANFISIKGPELLSKWVGESERAVRELFRKAKQAAPCIIFLDEIDSIAPVRGGGYDSHVTERVVSQMLTEMDGLEELKEVIIIGATNRPDMVDPALLRPGRLDRLIYIQPPSKEERKKIFEVHLRGKPIASDIDLDELADKTDGYVGADIAAIVREAVMNALREFIGSGVSDEHVKEAVKNVMIKKKHFDAAIKTVRPTILPKGQNEFKEKAEDFVKYAYV